In one Hyphomicrobium sp. 99 genomic region, the following are encoded:
- the ssuD gene encoding FMNH2-dependent alkanesulfonate monooxygenase, which yields MEAAERANVLWFLPTHGDGHYLGSSIGGRRVDLTYLKQIAEASDRLGYFGVLLPTGRSCEDSWVIASALLPQTKDLRFLVAVRPGLLSPAVAARMTATLDRISDGRLLINVVTGGDPVENKGDGVFLAHDERYEVTKEFLDVYRGLLAGGRVDYEGRHIKVENGQLLFHPIQTPHPPLYFGGSSDAGIAVAAEQVDKYLTWGEPPAEVAKKVQVAQAAAAARGRKLSFGIRLHVIVRETNEQAWRAANDLLKHLDEKTVAAAQKTFERMDSVGQKRMLALHSGSRDKLEVSPNLWAGVGLVRGGAGTALVGDAETVAERIKEYMRVGIDTFIFSGYPHLEEAYRFAELVFPLLPLADGSRDHRRRDNPGGPVGETIANSILPQERQRGQS from the coding sequence ATCGAAGCCGCAGAACGCGCGAATGTCCTTTGGTTTCTGCCGACGCACGGCGACGGGCATTATTTAGGGTCATCGATCGGCGGCCGCCGGGTCGATCTCACTTACTTGAAGCAGATCGCGGAAGCGTCCGACCGTCTCGGCTATTTCGGCGTGCTGTTGCCGACCGGGAGAAGCTGCGAAGACTCGTGGGTGATTGCGTCGGCGCTGTTGCCGCAGACGAAAGATCTGCGTTTCCTCGTGGCGGTGAGGCCGGGGCTTCTTTCGCCTGCGGTCGCTGCGCGCATGACTGCGACGCTCGACCGAATTTCAGACGGGCGGCTGCTCATCAATGTCGTCACGGGTGGTGATCCCGTTGAGAATAAGGGTGACGGCGTATTTCTGGCGCATGACGAACGCTACGAAGTGACCAAGGAATTTCTCGACGTCTACAGGGGGCTGCTGGCGGGCGGCCGCGTCGATTATGAAGGCCGGCACATCAAGGTCGAAAATGGCCAGCTGCTCTTTCATCCCATTCAGACTCCGCACCCGCCGCTCTATTTCGGCGGTTCATCCGATGCCGGGATCGCGGTTGCGGCGGAGCAGGTCGACAAATATTTGACGTGGGGCGAGCCGCCTGCCGAGGTCGCTAAAAAAGTCCAGGTGGCGCAGGCTGCTGCGGCGGCGCGAGGACGCAAACTTTCATTCGGCATTCGCCTTCACGTCATCGTTCGCGAAACGAATGAGCAAGCTTGGCGTGCGGCAAACGATCTTTTGAAGCACCTCGACGAGAAAACGGTCGCGGCGGCCCAGAAGACATTCGAGCGGATGGATTCGGTTGGTCAGAAGCGCATGCTGGCGCTCCACAGCGGAAGCCGAGACAAGCTCGAAGTCAGTCCCAATCTCTGGGCGGGTGTCGGATTGGTGCGGGGCGGCGCGGGTACGGCGCTCGTCGGCGATGCCGAGACGGTCGCGGAACGCATCAAAGAGTACATGCGTGTTGGCATCGACACGTTCATTTTCTCCGGTTATCCGCATCTCGAAGAGGCGTACCGGTTCGCGGAACTCGTCTTCCCGCTGCTGCCGTTAGCCGATGGCTCTCGCGATCACCGGCGACGGGACAATCCCGGCGGCCCGGTCGGCGAGACGATCGCAAACTCGATTCTTCCGCAGGAACGTCAGCGGGGGCAGTCATGA
- a CDS encoding aliphatic sulfonate ABC transporter substrate-binding protein — MNRRHFSSGLAVLGLTLASGLSGAAAADAPTTVRIGFQKSSTLINVLKANGELQKALSELGVSITWSEFPSGLPLLEALNVGAIDISGDVADTVPIFAQAAGAKLTYLATEAPSPSAQALLVKSDSPIKSVADLKGKKIAVAKASGSHYLLIAALAQAGLKFKDIEPAYLTPADGRAAFEKGAVDAWATWDPFVSAVQKQSDVRILADGKGIADYRRYYLASSTFAAARPDVLKIVFAKLKESGEWTKKNPEAAAKLLAPVWGLDEAIVTAANSRRSYEVQPVVAENLTDEQKIADVFFAEGVLPKEIKASEAQIWSPEKKAAAN, encoded by the coding sequence ATGAATCGACGCCACTTCTCTAGCGGCCTTGCTGTTCTTGGGCTGACCCTGGCTTCAGGATTGAGCGGCGCCGCCGCAGCCGACGCCCCGACAACCGTCAGGATTGGCTTTCAAAAGTCTTCAACCCTCATCAATGTGCTGAAAGCGAACGGCGAGCTTCAGAAGGCGCTATCTGAACTCGGCGTATCCATTACCTGGTCGGAATTTCCGAGCGGCTTGCCATTGCTTGAAGCGCTCAACGTTGGCGCCATCGATATCTCTGGTGACGTTGCAGATACAGTTCCGATCTTTGCGCAAGCCGCAGGCGCCAAGCTGACCTATCTCGCGACGGAAGCACCTTCACCCTCGGCCCAAGCCCTGCTCGTGAAGTCGGACTCCCCGATCAAATCCGTTGCCGACCTCAAAGGCAAGAAGATCGCCGTCGCCAAGGCATCGGGCAGCCATTACCTGCTCATCGCCGCGCTGGCTCAGGCAGGTCTCAAGTTCAAAGACATCGAACCGGCTTATTTAACGCCAGCAGATGGCCGCGCCGCATTCGAGAAGGGCGCCGTCGACGCCTGGGCGACGTGGGACCCATTCGTCTCCGCCGTCCAAAAGCAATCGGACGTTCGCATTCTCGCTGACGGCAAGGGCATCGCGGACTATCGGCGCTACTACCTCGCGTCCTCCACTTTCGCCGCTGCGCGGCCTGACGTGCTGAAGATCGTCTTCGCGAAGCTCAAAGAATCGGGCGAATGGACGAAGAAGAATCCGGAAGCCGCCGCCAAGCTCTTGGCGCCCGTTTGGGGGCTGGATGAGGCGATCGTTACGGCCGCAAACAGCCGGCGTAGCTACGAGGTGCAGCCTGTCGTTGCTGAAAACCTGACCGACGAGCAGAAAATCGCCGACGTGTTCTTTGCAGAGGGCGTTCTGCCGAAAGAGATCAAGGCCAGCGAAGCTCAGATCTGGTCGCCTGAAAAGAAAGCGGCTGCGAACTAA
- a CDS encoding MDR family MFS transporter codes for MASTVQTAAGAHFPKAPADIADKASLTTWIAVVAGMIGAFMSILNIQITNASLLDIEGGIGTGADNGAWISTSYLIGEIIVIPLTGYFSRVFGFRRYMIASTFFFAVFSMACAFAHDLGTMIAMRGLQGFAGGVLIPMAFTMVVTKLPKPQQPVGLALFAIAVTFAPAIGPTIGGYLTENYGWQKIFFINAIPSAIMIIALWFTLEKDKMQLGLLKEGDWAGIITMAIGLSSLQTLLEEGNKDDWFGSPFIVKLAVIAVVFLVAFVWIELVVKKPLVDLRLFRNRNFGVGTVANMLVGFALFGTVYVLPQYLGQVQGYNAEQIGNVLAWTGLPQLLIIPFVPLLMKHFDVRYIGVAGIALFALSCFMNVNMSLDYSGDQFFVPNIVRAVGQALILTPLTAIATSSIAPKDAANASGLFNMLRNLAGAVGTAALETIITKREQFHSNIIGQSVTVYRDDVRQRLDEMTRYFMSHGISDVAMAKHQAVIALGNTVKRQALVMGFSDTFAVIAVMLAIAAVALLFARKAPPSGGASVAH; via the coding sequence ATGGCAAGCACGGTTCAAACAGCAGCCGGTGCACATTTTCCAAAGGCACCGGCTGACATTGCCGATAAAGCAAGTCTGACGACTTGGATCGCCGTCGTCGCCGGCATGATCGGCGCGTTCATGTCGATCCTGAACATTCAAATCACCAATGCGTCCCTTCTCGATATCGAAGGCGGTATCGGGACGGGCGCCGACAACGGTGCGTGGATTTCGACGTCGTATTTGATCGGCGAAATCATCGTCATTCCTCTGACCGGATATTTCAGCCGTGTTTTCGGGTTTCGCCGGTACATGATCGCCAGCACTTTCTTCTTCGCCGTGTTCTCGATGGCGTGCGCGTTCGCTCACGATCTCGGCACGATGATCGCGATGCGCGGCCTTCAGGGTTTTGCCGGCGGCGTGCTGATCCCGATGGCGTTCACGATGGTCGTGACGAAGTTGCCGAAGCCTCAACAACCCGTGGGTTTGGCCCTTTTCGCCATAGCCGTCACGTTTGCTCCCGCGATCGGCCCAACGATCGGCGGATATCTGACGGAGAACTATGGCTGGCAGAAAATTTTCTTCATCAACGCAATTCCAAGCGCGATCATGATCATCGCGCTGTGGTTCACGCTCGAGAAGGACAAGATGCAGCTTGGTCTTCTCAAGGAAGGCGATTGGGCCGGCATCATCACGATGGCAATCGGGCTTTCGTCGCTGCAGACACTGCTTGAAGAGGGCAACAAGGATGACTGGTTCGGGTCGCCCTTCATCGTGAAGCTCGCGGTTATCGCGGTGGTGTTTTTGGTGGCGTTCGTGTGGATCGAGCTTGTCGTGAAAAAGCCGCTGGTCGATCTCAGGCTTTTCAGAAACCGGAATTTCGGTGTCGGCACCGTCGCGAACATGCTCGTCGGCTTCGCGCTGTTCGGGACGGTCTACGTGCTGCCGCAGTATCTCGGGCAGGTGCAGGGTTATAACGCCGAGCAGATCGGGAACGTTCTCGCGTGGACCGGCTTGCCGCAGTTACTGATTATCCCGTTCGTGCCTCTGCTGATGAAGCATTTCGATGTGCGTTATATCGGCGTTGCAGGCATCGCGCTCTTTGCGCTCAGCTGTTTCATGAACGTCAACATGTCACTCGATTATTCCGGTGATCAGTTCTTCGTGCCGAATATCGTGCGCGCTGTTGGTCAGGCACTCATCCTGACGCCGCTGACGGCCATCGCGACTTCAAGCATCGCGCCGAAAGATGCAGCCAACGCTTCCGGTCTTTTCAACATGCTGCGTAACCTGGCCGGCGCCGTCGGCACCGCTGCACTCGAAACCATCATCACGAAGCGCGAGCAATTTCACTCGAACATCATCGGACAATCGGTGACGGTCTATCGGGACGATGTTCGGCAGCGGCTCGACGAGATGACCCGCTATTTCATGTCGCACGGCATTTCCGATGTGGCGATGGCCAAGCATCAAGCGGTGATCGCTCTCGGCAATACGGTCAAGCGTCAGGCGCTGGTCATGGGCTTCAGTGATACGTTTGCCGTGATCGCGGTCATGCTCGCGATCGCTGCGGTGGCGCTGCTTTTCGCAAGAAAGGCGCCACCTAGCGGCGGCGCCTCTGTTGCTCATTGA
- a CDS encoding HlyD family secretion protein produces MGHHPNAVTAEREISGAETMRYVPLSGQKKPHAEDLKAPGGDSEPVEAQLPVHAPKRSRGVLIAGASLAVLAAAAYFGWQYWTVWRFEVATDDAYVQADNTTIAPKVSGYLSDVLVGDNEVVNAGQVLARIDDRDFKVALDQAKADVLAAKAAVANKQASLDAQQSIIDSAKATIDVDRANETFAEQDDQRYAHLASTGYGSVQNAQQATSRIAGARASIARDTAALATATKQTDILKAELAQAQATLAHDEAVQRQAELNLSYTNILSPVDGTVGNRTLRVGQYVQAGTQLMAVVPTSAAYIVANYKETQLADVRPGQAVNVEVDMFPGVEIPGHVDSLAPASGQQFALLPPDNATGNFTKIVQRIPVKITLDRGNPLAGELRPGMSVYPTIETKKTHETTASIAAK; encoded by the coding sequence ATGGGCCATCATCCCAATGCTGTGACGGCGGAAAGAGAAATTTCTGGCGCTGAAACAATGCGTTACGTGCCGTTGTCGGGGCAGAAGAAGCCGCACGCCGAAGATCTCAAGGCGCCGGGTGGCGATAGCGAACCTGTTGAAGCGCAGCTCCCCGTTCATGCTCCGAAGAGGTCGCGCGGGGTGCTTATTGCGGGCGCGAGCCTCGCGGTTTTGGCGGCTGCCGCATACTTCGGTTGGCAGTACTGGACTGTTTGGCGCTTCGAGGTCGCAACGGACGACGCCTACGTTCAGGCCGACAATACGACGATCGCGCCGAAGGTGTCGGGCTATCTCTCGGACGTTCTCGTTGGCGACAACGAAGTGGTGAATGCCGGTCAGGTGCTGGCGCGTATCGATGATCGCGATTTCAAGGTCGCTCTCGATCAGGCGAAAGCGGACGTTCTGGCCGCTAAGGCCGCGGTTGCGAATAAGCAGGCGTCGCTCGATGCGCAGCAGTCCATCATCGATAGCGCCAAGGCGACGATCGACGTCGATCGCGCCAATGAGACCTTCGCCGAGCAGGACGATCAGCGTTACGCGCACCTCGCGAGCACGGGCTATGGCAGCGTGCAGAACGCACAGCAGGCGACGTCCCGGATCGCTGGAGCGCGCGCCTCGATTGCGCGCGACACGGCGGCACTCGCAACGGCGACGAAGCAGACAGACATTTTGAAAGCGGAGCTTGCGCAGGCGCAGGCGACGCTGGCGCACGATGAAGCCGTGCAGCGGCAGGCGGAACTCAATCTTTCCTACACGAACATTCTGTCGCCGGTGGATGGCACTGTCGGGAACCGCACGTTGCGTGTCGGTCAGTACGTTCAGGCTGGAACTCAGCTTATGGCCGTCGTGCCGACGTCGGCTGCCTACATCGTCGCCAATTACAAAGAGACGCAGCTTGCGGATGTTCGCCCTGGTCAGGCGGTGAACGTCGAGGTCGATATGTTCCCTGGCGTTGAAATTCCAGGGCACGTCGATAGCCTTGCTCCTGCCAGCGGTCAGCAGTTTGCGCTTCTGCCGCCGGACAATGCGACGGGCAACTTCACAAAGATCGTGCAGCGCATTCCCGTGAAGATCACCCTCGACAGGGGCAATCCTCTTGCTGGCGAGCTTCGTCCGGGCATGTCGGTCTATCCGACAATCGAAACTAAAAAGACTCACGAAACCACGGCGTCGATCGCAGCGAAATGA